Proteins encoded together in one Coffea arabica cultivar ET-39 chromosome 2c, Coffea Arabica ET-39 HiFi, whole genome shotgun sequence window:
- the LOC113724904 gene encoding probable protein phosphatase 2C 76 isoform X2, translating to MEEINMHVMYSFTRICLCGDLLPVILSGSEDGRLSCGYSSFRGKRASMEDFYDIKTSKIDGQTVCLFGIFDGHGGSRAAEFLREHLFENLMKHPEFIANTKLAISETYQRTDVDFLESEKDTFRDDGSTASTAVLVGNHLYVANVGDSRTIISKAGRAIPLSEDHKPNRSDERKRIESAGGVVMWAGTWRVGGVLAMSRAFGNRMLKQFVVAEPEIQDLEVDEELELLVLASDGIWDVVPNEDAVSLARAEEEPEAAARKLTETAFTRGSADNITCIVVKFHHKKAESEESQRD from the exons ATAAATATGCATGTTATGTATTCATTTACACGTATATGTCTATGCGGAGACTTACTTCCAGTCATTCTGAGTGGCAGCGAGGATGGAAGACTCAGTTGTGGATATTCAAGTTTCCGAGGCAAAAGAGCTAGCATGGAGGATTTCTATGACATCAAGACTTCAAAAATTGATGGGCAAACAGTGTGTTTGTTTGGAATATTTGATG GTCATGGGGGCTCTCGTGCAGCTGAGTTTCTGAGGGAACATCTTTTTGAAAATCTTATGAAACATCCAGAATTCATAGCGAACACAAAACTGGCTATAA GTGAGACTTATCAACGGACTGACGTGGACTTTTTGGAATCCGAAAAAGATACTTTCAGAGATGATGGTTCTACTGCCTCAACTGCAGTTCTAGTTGGCAATCATTTATATGTGGCCAATGTTGGAGATTCTCGAACTATAATATCCAAAGCTGGGAGAG CAATTCCTCTCTCTGAGGATCATAAACCCAACCGGAGTGACGAGAGGAAGAGAATTGAAAGTGCTGGAGGTGTAGTCATGTGGGCAG GTACTTGGAGGGTTGGAGGTGTATTGGCAATGTCTCGTGCTTTTGGCAACCGGATGCTGAAACAATTTGTGGTGGCTGAACCCGAGATACAG GACTTGGAGGTTGATGAAGAATTAGAATTGCTTGTACTTGCAAGTGATGGAATATGGGATGTTGTTCCTAATGAG GACGCTGTTTCACTTGCACGAGCAGAAGAGGAACCAGAAGCAGCTGCTAGAAAGTTGACAGAGACTGCATTTACGCGGGGAAGTGCTGATAACATCACATGCATTGTTGTGAAGTTTCACCATAAGAAGGCAGAATCAGAGGAATCCCAGCGTGACTGA
- the LOC113724905 gene encoding uncharacterized protein, translating to MECNKDEALRAKTIAEGKLENKDFTGAKKFALKAQSLYPGLDGLSQMLTTIDVYISAENKISGEVDWYGVLGVNPSADDETVRKQYRKLALLLHPDKNRSVGADGAFKLLCEAWSLLSDKSKRLAYNMRRSPKGFQQKVPTQASGPSEPPRSNGYHNHSGRTTSAPKTQNTRRTDTFWTICHRCKMHYEYLKQYLNHTLLCPNCHEAFYASETAPPFNYSKSSNLASRHRHQNSSNHAAPSNLSDPRRNATASAKDSGPGPAGLQSPTYTANSPQDRFSRTGSVGSTDPSIAAKAANVIQQAQERMKRERDASQAAAAGWDGNSSYNSAFDGERVYKKTRLDDDGYCYGANTAYHRTTVNGGSSFAGTSAPRKAGFEHDKVHGFSFAYSKPNCMRELTPVENRNMLMAKARKEILKKLTEWRSQNASKAVQTEKMKVTDTKKEKERNSRNDHGRDLSGSGESSATRLADHAEKSAGTPTAGDVDEEHVVAEAMNVPDPDFHDFDQDRAESSFGENEVWAAYDDDDGMPRFYAMVNKVISRNPFKLRISWLNSKTSNEFGKMDWIGSGFYKTCGEFRLGRYEINKSINSFSHKVKWSKVRGVVHIFPKKGEVWALYKNWSPDWNEDTAEELIHKYDMMVVLVDYDEERGVSVAPLVKVAGFKTVFLPNLEPEKVMKIPKEEMFRFSHQVPNYQLTGKEAQNAPEGCLELDPAATPLDLLQVITDDSEVQKQVMQNVPGTRADEIADRASEAEKEEKVEIGEAVKKEE from the coding sequence ATGGAGTGCAATAAAGACGAGGCCCTTCGAGCGAAAACCATTGCTGAGGGGAAGCTAGAGAACAAGGACTTCACTGGTGCTAAGAAATTTGCTTTGAAAGCTCAAAGTCTATACCCTGGACTTGATGGTCTTTCCCAAATGTTGACAACCATTGATGTTTATATCTCTGCTGAAAACAAGATTAGCGGAGAAGTTGATTGGTATGGTGTACTTGGAGTAAATCCCTCTGCTGATGATGAAACAGTAAGGAAGCAGTATAGGAAATTGGCTCTCCTGCTTCACCCTGATAAAAATAGATCTGTTGGTGCTGATGGTGCCTTTAAACTTCTTTGCGAGGCCTGGAGCTTGTTATCTGACAAGTCTAAGAGGTTAGCATACAACATGAGGAGGTCTCCAAAAGGATTTCAGCAAAAAGTTCCAACTCAGGCTAGTGGTCCATCTGAACCTCCACGATCAAATGGCTACCACAATCACTCAGGCAGGACAACTTCAGCTCCCAAGACACAGAACACTAGGAGAACTGATACTTTTTGGACTATTTGTCATCGGTGCAAGATGCATTATGAATATCTTAAACAATATCTCAACCACACTCTTCTTTGTCCAAACTGTCATGAGGCTTTTTATGCATCAGAGACTGCTCCACCCTTCAATTATTCCAAGTCATCGAACTTGGCTTCAAGGCATCGGCATCAAAATTCAAGTAATCATGCAGCTCCTAGTAATTTATCTGATCCAAGAAGAAATGCTACTGCTTCTGCTAAGGATTCAGGACCTGGACCAGCAGGGCTTCAGTCGCCGACTTATACAGCAAACTCCCCCCAGGATAGATTTTCTAGGACTGGTAGTGTTGGCAGCACAGATCCTTCAATTGCAGCAAAAGCAGCCAATGTCATTCAGCAGGCACAGGAGAGAATGAAGAGAGAGCGTGATGCATCACAGGCTGCTGCTGCAGGGTGGGACGGAAATTCCAGCTACAATTCTGCTTTTGATGGAGAGAGGGTTTACAAAAAGACACGACTAGATGATGATGGTTATTGTTATGGAGCAAACACGGCATATCACCGAACCACAGTAAATGGTGGTTCCAGTTTTGCTGGTACATCAGCACCAAGAAAAGCTGGATTTGAACATGATAAGGTTCatggtttttcttttgcttaCAGTAAGCCCAACTGCATGAGAGAACTGACTCCAGTTGAAAACAGGAACATGCTAATGGCAAAGGCACGCAAGGAGATATTAAAGAAACTAACTGAATGGAGATCACAGAATGCAAGCAAAGCTGTCCAGACAGAGAAAATGAAGGTGACAgatacaaagaaagaaaaagaaagaaactccaGGAATGATCATGGTCGTGATCTAAGTGGGTCTGGTGAGTCTTCTGCTACCCGACTGGCTGACCATGCAGAGAAGAGTGCTGGTACCCCCACTGCTGGTGACGTTGATGAAGAACATGTTGTGGCAGAAGCAATGAATGTCCCAGATCCTGATTTTCATGATTTTGATCAGGACAGGGCAGAGAGTTCCTTTGGAGAAAATGAGGTTTGGGCTGCATATGATGACGATGATGGCATGCCTCGTTTCTATGCTATGGTTAATAAGGTGATATCAAGGAATCCATTTAAGCTGAGAATTAGCTGGCTTAACTCTAAAACCAGTAATGAATTTGGTAAAATGGACTGGATTGGTTCTGGTTTCTATAAAACATGTGGGGAGTTCAGACTTGGTAGATATGAAATCAACAAGTCCATCAATTCATTTTCCCACAAGGTTAAGTGGTCAAAAGTACGCGGCGTTGTTCACATATTTCCCAAAAAGGGAGAAGTTTGGGCACTCTATAAAAATTGGTCCCCTGATTGGAACGAGGATACAGCTGAGGAGTTGATACACAAGTATGACATGATGGTAGTGCTTGTTGACTACGATGAGGAACGAGGTGTGTCTGTTGCGCCTCTAGTCAAGGTTGCTGGTTTCAAGACGGTATTTCTTCCAAATTTGGAGCCAGAAAAGGTAATGAAAATACCTAAAGAGGAGATGTTTCGGTTCTCACATCAGGTCCCAAATTACCAGCTTACAGGTAAAGAAGCTCAAAACGCCCCTGAGGGTTGCCTGGAGCTGGACCCTGCGGCTACCCCATTGGATCTTCTTCAGGTTATAACTGATGACTCTGAGGTTCAGAAACAGGTCATGCAGAATGTTCCAGGCACTAGGGCAGATGAAATTGCTGACAGGGCTTCTGAAGctgaaaaagaagagaaggtAGAGATTGGGGAAGCTGTGAAGAAAGAAGAGTAA
- the LOC140028160 gene encoding probable trehalose-phosphate phosphatase 2: MGFSRLFGTTARYGVDYFSRARTDKIEPHEYIEDDSPDELNAADSKYSYWLKEHPSALRAFQGIMKAAVGKQIVIFLDYDGTLTPIVDEPDRAFMSDAMRSAVGEVAKHFPTAIISGRSRNKVYQFVKLDEVYYAGSHGMDIMGPPTKLKSYSYEGKYHTNALDKKGDELSIFQPAKEFLPAIQEILDKMQKGTSDIEGVLIEDNGFCISVHYRHVAQVDYGPLEKKVLSVLAGYPRFHLTRGKKVLEIRPSIQWNKGNALAYLLDTLGFASSSRVLPIYIGDDRTDEDAFKVLRRRGVGYPIIVSSAPRDTLALCSLQDPSEVLSFLIRLARWVSS, translated from the exons ATGGGATTCAGCAGATTGTTTGGCACGACGGCGAGGTATGGCGTGGATTACTTCTCAAGAGCAAGAACCGATAAGATTGAACCCCACGAATACATTGAGGATGATAGCCCCGACGAGCTCAATGCAGCTGATTCCAAGTACAGTTATTGGTTG AAAGAGCACCCTTCTGCATTGAGAGCATTCCAAGGGATCATGAAAGCAGCAGTGGGAAAGCAAATCGTCATTTTTTTAGATTACGACGGGACTCTAACACCCATTGTGGATGAGCCCGACCGTGCATTTATGTCTGATGCG ATGCGTTCGGCTGTAGGGGAAGTTGCCAAGCACTTTCCGACCGCTATAATAAGTGGTAGGAGCCGCAACAAG GTATATCAATTTGTTAAGCTAGATGAGGTATACTACGCTGGGAGCCATGGGATGGACATCATGGGGCCTCCTACGAAATTGAAGTCCTACTCCTACGAGGGCAAGTATCACACAAACGCCCTTGATAAGAAA GGTGATGAACTATCCATCTTCCAACCTGCCAAGGAGTTTCTGCCTGCAATTCAGGAG ATATTAGATAAGATGCAGAAGGGAACCAGTGACATCGAAGGTGTCTTAATCGAGGATAATGGGTTCTGCATTTCTGTTCACTACCGACATGTTGCCCAAGTT GATTATGGTCCATTAGAAAAGAAGGTTCTGTCGGTACTTGCAGGGTACCCACGCTTTCATCTGACGAGAGGCAAAAAGGTTTTAGAAATCAGGCCATCGATACAGTGGAACAAAGGCAATGCACTGGCTTACTTGCTTGATACCCTTGGCTTTGCAAGTTCCAGCAGAGTTCTCCCAATTTATATTGGAGATGACAGAACTGATGAAGACGCTTTCAAG GTACTTCGACGCAGGGGAGTAGGATATCCTATCATCGTCTCTTCGGCCCCAAGAGACACTTTGGCTTTATGCTCCTTGCAAGATCCTTCAGAAGTGTTATCTTTCTTGATACGTCTGGCGAGGTGGGTGTCCTCCTGA